A stretch of the Corythoichthys intestinalis isolate RoL2023-P3 chromosome 22, ASM3026506v1, whole genome shotgun sequence genome encodes the following:
- the rpa3 gene encoding replication protein A 14 kDa subunit yields the protein MSTILDLPKPRINFSMLGRYINKPVCFVGRVEKVHPTGKSFTVVDGEGQCVSVELNDPLGEELSGIVEVIGMVSNKGALMATTFSMLRDEKGIPFDLELYNEAIKLIHDFPQHYPFEVASSG from the exons ATGTCGACCATCCTGGATCTTCCGAAGCCccgaattaatttttctatgtTGGGGCGATATATCAACAAACCCGTCTGTTTTGTTGGGCGTGTTGAGAAG GTACACCCAACTGGAAAATCGTTTACGGTCGTGGATGGAGAGGGACAATGTGTATCTGTCGAATTGAATGACCCT cttGGAGAAGAACTGTCTGGAATTGTGGAGGTCATTGGAATGGTGTCAAATAAAGGAGCTCTAATGGCCACCACATTCAGCATGCTCAGAGATGAAAAAGGCATTCCGTTTG ACCTGGAACTCTACAATGAAGCTATAAAACTCATCCACGATTTCCCCCAGCACTACCCTTTTGAAGTGGCTTCAAGTGGATGA